A stretch of the Paramormyrops kingsleyae isolate MSU_618 chromosome 16, PKINGS_0.4, whole genome shotgun sequence genome encodes the following:
- the LOC111834132 gene encoding interleukin-10 receptor subunit beta-like: MRSILSSQGCFFSVLYIFSVALAAVPEPENVTVVSYNMGAVLEWDYPHNASEGVRYTAQFRSHTPKYDPVCQSQQDRKCDFTYKIHHFGVYTFRVQAELQGNVSAWVNTTEFTPDRQTIIGPPAVSLHSKAGDMEVSLQDPVLMGSMLKDVYTNIIYNLSYWKEGQEKTKKQKQTKQKLLLLSDLLPWTRYCVQANIDFQVSNKPSQQSAPVCETTTSNGTVEPWVVAVALISSFLVVIVSLPLLFLLGWYCYKGLRFLYPSAKLPEHFKQYLIEPYRSYIFLAMQNSGEENEPYHAVVIVSDSSDEQADPPSEPSEKLQVHSKEDEDEKDKDQFLQPL, encoded by the exons ATGCGCTCGATCCTTTCCTCTCAAGGCTGCTTTTTCTCAGTCCTGTACATTTTTTCAG TGGCTCTGGCTGCAGTTCCCGAACCTGAGAATGTGACGGTGGTGTCATACAACATGGGTGCCGTTCTGGAGTGGGACTACCCTCACAACGCATCAGAGGGAGTCCGGTACACAGCTCAGTTCAG AAGTCATACTCCGAAATATGATCCAGTCTGCCAGAGTCAGCAGGACAGGAAGTGTGATTTCACCTATAAGATTCATCATTTTGGAGTTTACACTTTTCGAGTGCAAGCAGAGCTCCAGGGCAACGTGTCCGCCTGGGTAAACACCACGGAATTCACCCCTGATCGACAGA CCATCATTGGTCCACCTGCCGTGAGCCTGCACTCTAAGGCAGGGGACATGGAAGTCAGTCTCCAGGACCCTGTGCTGATGGGATCCATGTTAAAGGACGTGTACACCAACATCATTTACAATCTCTCTTACTGGAAGGAAGGTCAGGAGAAG ACAAAGAAACAGAAGCAAACAAAGCAGAAGCTGCTGTTGCTGAGCGACCTGCTGCCCTGGACGCGGTACTGCGTGCAGGCGAACATCGACTTCCAGGTCTCCAACAAACCCAGTCAGCAGAGCGCGCCGGTGTGCGAAACAACCACATCAAATG GGACAGTGGAGCCTTGGGTGGTGGCCGTGGCGCTTATATCAAGCTTCCTGGTGGTCATTGTGTCTCTGCCGCTCTTGTTCCTGCTGGGCTGGTATTGCTATAAGGGCCTGAGGTTCCTCTATCCCAGCGCCAAACTCCCAGAGCATTTCAAGCAG TACTTGATAGAGCCATACCGGTCCTATATCTTCCTGGCTATGCAGAACAGCGGCGAGGAGAATGAGCCATACCACGCCGTGGTCATCGTTTCAGATAGCTCAGACGAGCAGGCCGACCCCCCCTCAGAGCCCTCAGAGAAGCTGCAGGTCCACAGCAAAGAGGACGAAGATGAGAAGGACAAGGATCAATTTCTGCAGCCATTATAA